Part of the Pseudomonas abietaniphila genome is shown below.
GACGCCTACGGCGGCATCAAGCTGGAGTTCGGTCGTGAGTACATCATTCCGAAGCCGATGGACGCACGCCTGCTGGGCCTGATCTCCGACGCGGTTGCCAAGGCAGCCATCGAGAGCGGCGTAGCGACCCTGCCGTACCCGAAACACTACCCGCTGAAAGGCGTGGATGACGTGTTTAACGGGTAAAGCAGTCGCTGCCCCACAAAAAAACCGGCCTTAGCGCCGGTTTTTTTGTGGGGCCGCTTCAAGCTGTAAGTCGCAAGCTGCAAGTAAAAGCGTGTGCGGTGCGGCTTTTACTTGCGGCTTGCAGCTTGGTGCTCGTAGCTACTTTTAAAAAAGATCGATCGGCGCTGACTCATCGGCTGGCAACGGGCTGCCAGGTGCCGGGCCGCCGTTCAGCTCGTTCACGCTTGGCGGAGTGTCTTCGCTCTTGAACAGTTCGAAGAACGCGCCCGCCGTGCTTGGCGTGGCCGAGCGGCCGCTGACCGGGTCGATGCGCAGGCTGAGGATGCCGTCAGGCTCGGCCTGTACATGCGGTGGCTTGTCCTTGAGCGCAGCGCTCATGTAGCTCATCCAGATGGGCAGTGCGACGGTGCCGCCGAACTCATGGCGACCGAGGCTTTCGGGCTGATCGAAGCCGGTCCAGACCGTGGTCACGTAATCGGCGTTATAGCCCGAGAACCACGCATCCTTCGAATCGTTGGTCGTACCGGTCTTGCCCGCGATGTCTGGACGGTTCATCGACAGCGCACGTCGACCGGTACCGCGCTTGATCACATCCTGCAGCATGCTGTTGAGGATATAGGTCGTGCGACCGTCGACGATACGCGGTGCCACGGCAGGCGCAGGTGGCGCGCCGCTGGTGTCCAGCGCATTTGGGACCGTATTGGCCGTCAGTGCGGGTGTTTCCGGCGCGGCGAAGGTCGAGGCATCGCTGATCGCCGCTTCGCTGACTGCCTTCGGATTTGGATCACTGGCCGGAACGGTTGGCGGGTTGGCGACGAACAGCGTCTTGCCTTCGCGGTCCTCGATCTTGTCGATCAGGTATGGGCTGATCTTGTAACCGCCGTTGGCGAAGGTGCTCCAGCCGCTGACGATTTCCATCGGCGTCAGCGTCGCGGTGCCCAGTGCCAGCGAGAGGTTAGGCGGCAGGTCTGCCTTGTTGAAGCCGAAACGGGTGATGTAGTTGATCGCGGTGTTGACGCCCAGGCTCTGCAGCAGGCGGATCGACACCAGGTTGCGCGACTTGTACAGCGCTTCCCGCAGACGAATCGGGCCGAGGAAGGTGCCGGTGTCGTTCTTCGGACGCCAGACCTTGTCGACGGCTTCGTCGACGAACACGATCGGGGCGTCGTTCACCAGGCTCGCAGCGGTGTAGCCGTTGTCCAGAGCGGCCGAATAAAGGAACGGCTTGAAGCTGGAACCCGGCTGACGCTTGGCCTGCATGGCGCGGTTGTAGTTGCTCTGTTCGAAGGCAAAGCCACCGACCAGCGCGCGTATCGCACCGTTGCGCGGATCCAGCGACACCAGTGCGCTCTGGGCGAGCGGGATCTGGCTGAACTTGAGCGAGTTGTCCGGCTGACGCTGGACGCGAACCAGATCGCCGACGTGGGCGACATCCGACGGCTGCTTAGGATTCGGGCCAACACTGTTGGTGTTCAGGAAGGCCTTTGCCCACTTCATGCTGTCCCAGGCAACGGTTTCTTCTTTCTCGCCATTGCGCGTCAGCACGTGTATGCCGTTCTTGTCGACCTGGCTGACGATGGCCGGCTCAAGACCGCTGATCGGACGCTGCTTGGTCAGTTCTTGTGCCCAGCCATCGCGGGTCAGGCCCGGGAAGCGGCTTTCAGGGCCGCGATAGCCATGGCGCTGGTCGTATTCGATCAGACCATCCTGCACGGCTTTGTTGGCGTCTTCCTGAAGATTGCTTGGCACGGTAGTGGTGACGCGGAAGCCTTCTGTGTAGGCTTCGCTGCCGTAACGGCCGACCATTTCGGCACGGGCCA
Proteins encoded:
- a CDS encoding penicillin-binding protein 1A — translated: MRLLKFFWWSFVAIVCGLLLGLSGAFLYLSPNLPSVDALRNIQLQIPLRVFSSDGKLIAEFGEMRRSPIRFADIPPNFIHALLSAEDDNFANHYGVDPSSLMRAASQLVKSGHIQSGGSTITMQVAKNYFLTSERSFSRKTTEILLALQIERQLTKDEILELYVNKIYLGNRAYGIEAAAQVYYGKSIRDLSVAQMAMIAGLPKAPSRFNPLANPVRAKERRDWILGRMFKLGKIDQNTYQTALAEPINASYHVQSPEVNAPYIAEMARAEMVGRYGSEAYTEGFRVTTTVPSNLQEDANKAVQDGLIEYDQRHGYRGPESRFPGLTRDGWAQELTKQRPISGLEPAIVSQVDKNGIHVLTRNGEKEETVAWDSMKWAKAFLNTNSVGPNPKQPSDVAHVGDLVRVQRQPDNSLKFSQIPLAQSALVSLDPRNGAIRALVGGFAFEQSNYNRAMQAKRQPGSSFKPFLYSAALDNGYTAASLVNDAPIVFVDEAVDKVWRPKNDTGTFLGPIRLREALYKSRNLVSIRLLQSLGVNTAINYITRFGFNKADLPPNLSLALGTATLTPMEIVSGWSTFANGGYKISPYLIDKIEDREGKTLFVANPPTVPASDPNPKAVSEAAISDASTFAAPETPALTANTVPNALDTSGAPPAPAVAPRIVDGRTTYILNSMLQDVIKRGTGRRALSMNRPDIAGKTGTTNDSKDAWFSGYNADYVTTVWTGFDQPESLGRHEFGGTVALPIWMSYMSAALKDKPPHVQAEPDGILSLRIDPVSGRSATPSTAGAFFELFKSEDTPPSVNELNGGPAPGSPLPADESAPIDLF